From the genome of Alosa sapidissima isolate fAloSap1 chromosome 14, fAloSap1.pri, whole genome shotgun sequence, one region includes:
- the eif4ea gene encoding eukaryotic translation initiation factor 4E-1A, with translation MATAEPEPISNPSNSEEEKSEATGQEVVLSPEDYIKHPLQNKWALWFFKNDKSKTWQANLRLISKFDTVEDFWALYNHIQLSSNLMSGCDYSLFKDGIEPMWEDERNKRGGRWLITLSKQQRRQDLDRFWLETLLCLVGEAFDDHSDDVCGAVVNIRTKGDKIAIWTTDYENKEAVTHIGSVYKERLGVPAKVIIGYQSHADTATKSGSTTKNKFVV, from the exons ATGGCGACTGCGGAACCG GAACCCATTTCCAATCCTTCAAATTCTGAGGAAGAGAAAAGTGAAGCTACTGGACAAGAAGTTGTTCTGAGTCCTGAAGATTACATCAAGCATCCCCTACAGAACAA ATGGGCTCTTTGGTTCTTCAAAAATGACAAAAGCAAAACTTGGCAAGCCAACCTGCGTCTCATCTCAAAGTTTGACACAGTGGAAGATTTCTGGGC CCTTTATAATCACATTCAGCTGTCAAGCAACCTGATGTCCGGCTGCGACTACTCCCTCTTTAAG GATGGCATTGAGCCCATGTGGGAGGACGAGAGAAACAAGCGTGGTGGCCGCTGGCTCATCACTCTGTCCAAACAGCAGCGACGCCAAGACCTGGACCGCTTCTGGCTGGAGACG CTCCTGTGCCTGGTCGGCGAGGCCTTTGATGACCACAGCGATGATGTATGTGGAGCAGTGGTCAATATCAGAACAAAAGGAGACAAGATTGCGATCTGGACGACAGACTATGAGAATAAAGAAGCAGTGACACACATAGG GAGTGTATATAAGGAGAGGCTGGGGGTCCCTGCCAAAGTCATCATTGGGTACCAGTCCCACGCAGACACAGCCACCAAGAGCGGCTCCACCACCAAAAACAAGTTTGTCGTCTGA
- the LOC121681167 gene encoding alcohol dehydrogenase class-3 — protein sequence MATAGKVIKCKAAVAWEAGKPLSIEEVEVAPPRAHEVRVKIHSTAVCHTDAYTLSGADPEGLFPVILGHEGAGTVESIGEGVTKFKPGDMVIPLYVPQCGECKFCKNPKTNLCQKIRITQGQGLMPDKTSRFTCKGKQLFHFMGTSTFSEYTVVADISLAKVDEKAPMDKVCLLGCGISTGYGAALNTAGVEPGSTCAVFGLGAVGLAAIMGCKVAGASRIIAIDLNPSKFESAKSFGATECVNPKDHSKPIQEVLVEMTDGGVDYSFECIGNVGVMRAALEACHKGWGTSVILGVAGAGQEISTRPFQLVTGRTWKGSAFGGWKSVESVPRLVNDYMTKKLKVDEFITHTLPFAEINEAFDLMHHGKSLRAVLQF from the exons ATGGCAACTGCAGGAAAA GTGATCAAATGCAAGGCAGCAGTGGCCTGGGAGGCTGGGAAGCCTCTGTCCattgaggaggtggaggtggcccCACCCAGAGCCCATGAAGTCCGAGTGAAG ATCCATTCCACTGCGGTGTGCCACACTGATGCCTACACCCTGAGTGGAGCGGACCCTGAGGGCCTCTTCCCCGTCATCCTGGGCCACGAGGGTGCAGGCACGGTGGAGAGCATCGGAGAAGGTGTCACCAAGTTCAAACCAG GCGACATGGTCATACCTCTGTATGTGCCACAGTGTGGAGAGTGCAAGTTCTGTAAAAACCCCAAGACGAATCTGTGTCAGAAGATCAG AATCACCCAGGGCCAGGGGCTGATGCCTGATAAGACCTCCCGCTTCACCTGCAAGGGAAAGCAGTTGTTCCACTTCATGGGGACCAGCACTTTCTCTGAGTACACCGTGGTGGCGGATATCTCTCTGGCCAAAGTGGATGAGAAAGCGCCGATGGATAAAGTGTGCCTGCTGGGCTGTGGCATCTCCACTGGCTACGGAGCAGCGCTGAACACAGCTGGG GTAGAACCCGGATCCACGTGTGCCGTGTTCGGTCTTGGAGCAGTGGGGCTCGCTGCCATAATGGGCTGCAAAGTAGCTGGAGCATCAAGAATCATCGCCATTGATCTAAATCCGTCCAAATTTGAAAGTGCCAAGAGCTTTGGAGCCACTGAGTGTGTGAACCCCAAAGATCACAGCAAACCCATCCAGGAAGTGCTGGTGGAGATGACTGACGGAGGAGTGGACTACTCCTTTGAATGCATCGGGAACGTTGGAGTTATG AGGGCTGCACTGGAGGCCTGTCATAAGGGCTGGGGCACCAGTGTGATCCTCGGGGTGGCGGGTGCAGGACAGGAGATCTCCACCAGACCTTTCCAGCTCGTCACAGGGCGCACCTGGAAGGGCTCTGCCTTTGGAG GCTGGAAGAGTGTGGAGAGTGTCCCTAGGCTGGTGAATGACTACATGACCAAAAAGTTGAAGGTGGATGAGTTTATCACCCACACACTGCCCTTTGCTGAAATCAATGAGGCTTTTGATCTCATGCACCATGGAAAGAG TCTACGTGCTGTCCTGcaattttga